Proteins encoded in a region of the Pelmatolapia mariae isolate MD_Pm_ZW linkage group LG16_19, Pm_UMD_F_2, whole genome shotgun sequence genome:
- the LOC134644537 gene encoding trace amine-associated receptor 13c-like — protein sequence MEIQMHLETELCFPELPNSSCRKPTLHWSKTVLLNVGLSSISVITAALNLLIIISVSHFRQLHTPSNILLLSLAVSDFFVGFLLMPVEIFRRTACWVFGDLMCSLYIYLSIILINASLEIIVLISVDRYVAICKPLHYPTRITVTRVKLSVCLCWFYAIFYCSLYTKHVLIKPGRYGSCYGECVFVIDDITGTVDLVLSFIVPVIIIIVLYMRVFVVAVSQARAMRSHVTAVTLERSPNQANKSELKAARNLGILVVVFLSCYCPFYFYTLIDENAVNDPAASFVVFIFYFNSCINPLMYALFYPWFRNAVKLIITLQIFKHNTCEANIQ from the exons ATGGAGATCCAGATGCATCTAGAGACAGAGCTCTGTTTTCCAGAGCTACCGAACAGTTCTTGCAGGAAGCCGACACTTCACTGGTCCAAAACGGTGCTCCTGAACGTTGGGCTTTCGTCCATCTCTGTGATCACTGCTGCTCTTAACCTGCTCATCATCATCTCAGTCTCCCACTTCAG GCAGCTCCACACTCCcagtaacatcctcctcctctctctggctgtctctgacttttttgtgggttttctgtTGATGCCGGTAGAAATCTTCAGACGCACGGCCTGCTGGGTATTTGGTGATCTTATGTGTTCACTTTATATTTATCTGAGCATCATTCTTATCAATGCTTCATTGGAAATTATTGTTCTTATATCAGTTGACCGCTATGTGGCTATTTGTAAACCTCTGCATTACCCCACCAGAATTACTGTGACAAGAGTCAAActcagtgtttgtctgtgttggtTTTATGCTATTTTTTACTGCAGTCTTTACACAAAGCATGTCCTGATAAAACCAGGCAGGTATGGTTCCTGCTAtggagagtgtgtgtttgttattgaTGATATAACTGGAACTGTTGACcttgttttatcttttataGTTCCAGTTATTATCATCATAGTTCTGTATATGAGAGTATTTGTGGTGGCTGTGTCTCAGGCTCGTGCCATGCGCTCTCATGTCACAGCAGTCACACTTGAGCGTTCACCGAATCAAGCAAACAAATCTGAGCTGAAAGCAGCCAGGAACCTTGGCATTCTTGTAGTTGTGTTTCTGTCATGCTACTGTCCATTTTATTTCTACACTCTCATTGATGAAAATGCTGTCAATGATCCAGCTGCATCTTTTGTGgtctttatcttttattttaactCTTGTATAAACCCTTTGATGTATGCCCTGTTTTACCCCTGGTTTAGAAATGCTGTTAAACTTATTATCACGCTGCAGATATTCAAGCATAACACCTGTGAGGCCAACATACAATAA